TGACGAAAGAGCCCGATCCGCCGTGCGCAGTGAGATCATTCCAGCCCGAACACTGTGGCGAGAAGTGGAGATAGCGGCAGTCCAGTGCAACGAGACCACAGGCCGTGGATTCCGGGTGGGGGTCGCGGCTGATGCGCTGATCGCGGAGGGGGGGGGCGGCTGCGAATGCTTCCCATGGTAGACCGCTCTGTTTCCTCTGCGCGTAGAGCTCGGTGTCGAGCCATGGCGCGGGCCGCTCGCCGGTCAGTGCGGCGTGGCCGGCGATGAAGTAGTCACGAGGGTGCGAAATGCTGCGGCCCAGGTGGCCCCACATGAAGGCGTAGTTTACCGATGCCGGGTCGGCAATCGCCGATCTGCGCTCGGGGGTGGGGCGCAGCGAGTCGGTGAACGTCATTAGATGGGCATGGTCGAGGGCGAGGGGGACGTAGCCGATGATCTGTCCGTCCCGCTCCACCGGCGTCGCCCACCGGATCATGCCGCGAAATCGTTTTGCCGACCGGGTTTTCGAGGCCGGCCTGGCCGGAGCGCTCCAGCACAAATGCCTGCCCTTTCCGGGCAGCCACTGCGGGCGTGCAGGGGCCGATCCAGTCTGTTCGGATCTGCTCGCCGACGAGGTTCGAGACATGGATCTCGCCAGGCTTCAGTGCTTGCAAGTCGCGCCAGCAGGTTTCGGCATGGAGCAAGTTGTGCTCGCGTGCGCTGACGTCGCGCAGTTCGGTCGCCGTGTCTGCGACCGCCTTCAGCTGCTCCTTGTCGTCGAGTCCGATGAAAGTGATCTCCAGGAACAGCGGTCGTGTGGGCATGCGCCCGGTGACCTCGGGTTCGCGATAGTGGAAGTTCGTGGCGTTATCGGGGAGCGGCGCACCGACTTGCGTGGGCGCGCGCGTGATCTGTTCGCTTGGCTCTCACGCGCGTCCGTCCGCCATTGGCCGGTAAGGGCCGTGCCCCTCGAGCTCGCGCACATGGGTCGTGATGAAGCGGTGGTATGCGTCGGACTGTGTCGGCAGGCTGGCCGCGTGCAGAACATCCTTGTCGCGATCGTGGAGGAAGCGGGCGACAATGCGTGCGGTATTGGTTGTGAGCGTTTCGATTGCTTCGCGGGAGCGATCGTCCAGCGCGGCAATTGCATCGTCGATTGCGGTCCGGGCCGTGCGCTGCTGGGTGTCGCGCATGGTATCTGCCATGCCCTGTGCGTCGTCAGTGACTGACTGGCCGAGGTCGCGTACGGCGGTCCAGGCGAACCACGCAAGCAGCAGCGGGATGACCTTGATTGCGATGAAGATGCCGATCAGCTTGGCCCTGAGGCTGAAGCGCGCGCCCCCGTGGCTGCGCAGTAGTGGGAAGCTGGCCGGAACGCGCGTAGGGGCGCCAAACGTGAAGTCCCGGCCGCCGGGGTCAGGCTGGCGGCTGGCTGGTTACAGTCCGAAGGTTGCGCTGCCGGCGAATGCGTGCAATCTGTGCCTGAATGTAGCCGTGCAACTCGCGGAAGGGAACCGGCTTTCCGTAAACGGTGACGTCGTCCGGTAGTCCACCCTCGGCGGCGATCTCCTCGGGTGACAGCACCGAGACGACCACAATAGGCAGATCCTGGGTCGCCGGATTGTCGCGCAGGCGACGAATCATCTGGAACCCGTCCAGGCCGCTCATCCTCAGGTCGGCAATCAGCAGATCCGGCATGCTGCGCCCGACTTCCAGCAGTGCGTCGAGGCCGTTGCCGAACATCTGGATTTCGAGTGGCAGTCCCCACTTTGCCATCGTTTCGCGGTAGACGGTCTGCAGCAGGAGGTCGTCTTCGAGCACCATGATGCTCAGCTTGTCGCCGTGCGGGCGGGCAACCGGCGCGGCCGCTGCAGGCTGGGGGGTTACGTTCGAAAGCAGGGCATCAACCGAATCCTGCCTGATGCGGCGGTGACCCCCGGCCGTCTTCCATGCGACCAGTTTGCCGTGCTCGACCATCTGTTGGACAGCACCCAGCGACAGGCCGAGTTGCCGCGCAGCTTGGGCCGTGCTGATGAACTCTGAAGGGTTGTCGGCAGAAGCCATGATCGTTAATTGCCAATAACTGGAGTCAACGTCAAAAATAGCAGTTATTTGTGGCTGGCGCCAAGAGAATATGACATTGTGCGTGAGCTTTTCGGCGTGGTCGAGGCTGCATCCCGTGCTGGCATTAGCCTGCAAGTGATTGCCGCGATTCTGTTTTTTTCGGTTGTTCGCGGGGAGGCTTCTTACGGAAGCCGTTGGAGACGAAATGAACGAGAACGCAGGTTTCGAGCCGATTGGTGTCGAGGGGAATGCGGAGCAGATACTCGAGCACCGGAATGAATTCCACCGGCGACATCAGGCCGCGTTCAGGATGCTGCCAGCGCAACAGTGCCTCTGCGCCCACGATCTTGCCGTTACGCAGATCCATCTGCGGCTGATAGATGAGATGAAACTCATCATTTTCCCGCGCACGTCGCAGCGCAGGCTCGATATCGAGCGCGGCAAGCGCGCTATGCGAAGCTTGCTGGCTGGCCATCTCGACGGTTTTGCCCTGATGACGGGCCGAACGCTGGGCCTCTTGTGCGAGGTTGATCAGCTGTTCGACATCGTGTCCGTGCACCGGGTAGAGGGCGATGCCTGCGGTCAGTGACAGAAAGGCCTCCTGCCCATCCACATGCACTGGATAATCGAGCGTTTCGAGGACCTGCTCGAGCCGGTGGCGCAGCTCGTCTTCGCTTGCGCCCCACAGCAGTACCGCGAACTCGTCACCCCCGACGCGTGCCACGTCGCCACCCAGTAGTTCTAGCTTCTTCAGGCGCTGCGCGACCTGAACCTGCAGGCGGAGCTCGATGTCGAGGCGGCCTTCGCCGCGGCGGCCGGCACTCGGCGAATGCAGCAACGCCCGCTGCGCCATCGGCGGCCTCGACGATCTCGTATCCTTGCTTGCTCAGCACGCCGTGCAGCAGGCTGCGGGTTACCGGGTCGTCATCGACGACCAGTAATCTTGTTGTAGTCGGTTCGTTCATGCAGCGTCTCCGGGCGGACCTGCAACCCCGGACGTCGGAGAGAAACGGATGGCAGGCCACGCGCCGTTCTTGCGCAAATGCCGTTTGTTGACGTGACGTGATTACGCTTCGACGTGCATTTTGTCCCGATTGCAACTTATTGACATCGTGCGGGCCGACACATGCGGGGTTATTTGACTCAGTTTGACTGTCTGGTACAAATCGGCCTTGCCCGCGGGGCCCGTTTGTTGGAAATTAGGGGTTCACGCAATCTGTGCAGGACGCCCGATCATGTCTTCTTCACGCAACGTCCTTGGTGGCCCGCTGCTGGCCTGCAGTTACTCGCCGCTGACGGGCTTTTATCGCACGGGCTGCTGCGAAACCGGGCCCGACGACAGTGGCCTGCATCTCGTATGCACCCGTGTCACCGCGGACTTTCTCGCTTTTTCGACAGCTGCCGGCAACGACTTGTCGACACCACGGCCCGAGTACCGCTTCGCCGGTCTGAAGCCGGGGGATCGCTGGTGTCTCTGTGCTCTGCGCTGGCTTGAGGCACTGGATGCGGGGGCTGCACCGCCCGTGGTGCTTGAGGCGACCAACGAGGCGGTGCTGGAACTGGTCGACTTCGATACGCTCAAGGCGCATGCCTATGGGGCGCGTACCGGGTCGGGAGGGTGAGTCAGCCCAGTGCCTGAAGGATGGCCGCGCCGATTGCCGTCGACGACTGTGCGCCCGACAGCGCCAGTTTGCGGTCGATGATGAAGAAGGGAACCCCGCTGATGCCCTGTTTCTGCACCTGCTCGGCCATGCGCCGCACGGAGGTCAGGTTCTCGCCCGACTCGAGATAGGCGAGCGTTCTCTCGCGGCTCTCGCCGCAGGCGGCGGCGATGTCCGCCAGCACCTCGGCGTCACCGATGTTTTTTCCCAGGTTGAAGTGCGCCTCGAACACGCCGTCGGTCACCGCACGGATACGTTCCTGGCGGGCACCGCGGGCCTGCAGTCCGTAGGTCAGGCGGTGGGCAAGCATGGTGTTCGGGCGGATCGCGATGCGGTCGAAGTCGAAGTGAACGCCGTCAGGCGCGCCGGCTTCGGCGACACGTGCATGCAGGGCATCGACTTCGGCAGCGCTGCCGAACTTGGCTTCGAGGAAGGCGCGGTAAGTCTCGCCCGAGGGGGGCGTGTTGGGGTTGAGGAAGTAGGGGAGCCAGTTGATACGGAAATCAAGGGTCTGGTGCTCGGAGCGCAGGCTTTCGATGGCCTTGTAGAGGCGCACCTTGCCGATATAGCACCAGGGGCAGACGAAATCGGAAACGAGGTCGATGTTGAGCAGCATTTTCAAGGCCCGTGCGGGCTCAGGGTGGATCAGGCTCAACACGCTAGCACACGTCTGACGCACTGCGGTGGCGGTTTCGACGGTGCGATGACATGGCGCAACGTTTTTTCACAGTGCCGGGTGCTGACTCGGGGGAGGGTGATCGGTTATCATCGCGCTTTCCCGCAGCACAGTTCCCATGACTAAATACGTCTTCGTTACAGGCGGTGTCGTGTCCTCCTTGGGCAAAGGCATCGCAGCGGCTTCACTTGGTGCCATTCTCGAGTCCCGCGGCATCAAGGTTACCCATCTCAAGCTCGACCCCTACATCAACGTCGATCCGGGCACGATGAGTCCGTTCCAGCACGGTGAAGTCTTCGTGACCGAAGACGGTGCGGAGACCGACCTCGATCTCGGCCACTATGAGCGCTTTACCAGTGCCAAGATGGGGCGTCGCAACAACTTCACCACCGGGCAGATCTACGAGTCCGTGATCAAGAAGGAGCGTCGCGGCGAGTATCTGGGCAAGACGGTCCAGGTCATCCCGCACATTACCGACGAGATCAAGACCTATCTGAAACGTGGCGCCGAAGGCGCAGACGTGGCGATCGTCGAAGTGGGCGGCACCGTGGGTGACATCGAGTCGCTGCCCTTCCTCGAGAGCATCCGCCAGATGGGCATCGAAGAAGGGCGCAACGCGGCCTGCTTCATCCATCTCACGCTGCTGCCCTACATCCCGACGGCGGGCGAGCTCAAGACCAAGCCGACCCAGCACTCGGTCAAGGAACTGCGCGAGATCGGCATCCAGCCCGACATCCTGCTGTGCCGTGCCGACCGTCCGGTGCCGGCCGACGAGCGCCGCAAGATCGCGCTGTTCTGCAACGTGATGCCGGAAGCCGTCATCGAGTGTCTCGACGCCGATTCGATCTACAAGATTCCGGGCATGCTGCACGAGCAGATGCTCGACGAGATCGTCTGCCACAAGCTCGGCATCCTGGCTCGTGCGGCCGATCTGCGCGTGTGGAACAACCTCATCCGCGCGCTCGAGAATCCGAAGCAGAGCGTCGACGTGGCCTTCGTGGGCAAGTACGTCGATCTCACCGAGTCGTACAAGTCGCTGATCGAGGCGCTCAACCACGCCGGCATGCACACCGAGTCCAAGGTGAACATCCACTACCTCGACTCCGAGGATATCGAGCGCGACGGTTGCGCTGCGCTCGAGAAGATGGACGCCATCCTGGTGCCCGGCGGCTTCGGCAAGCGCGGTACCGAGGGCAAGATTGCAGCCATTCGCTATGCGCGTGAGAACAAGGTACCGTATCTGGGCATCTGTCTCGGCATGCAGCTGGCCGTGGTCGAGTTCGCACGTGACGTGGCCGGCATGGAAGGCGCACACTCGACCGAGTTCGAGCGCGATACTGCGTTCCCGGTGATCGGCCTGATCACCGAATGGAAGGATCGCACCGGTAAGCTCGAAAAGCGCAGTGCGGATTCTGACCTTGGCGGCACGATGCGCCTTGGCGGGCAGGTCTGCCAGATCAGCGAAGGTACCCTGGCACGCCAGATCTATGGCGCTGGCGAGATCATGGAGCGCCATCGTCACCGTTACGAAGTCAATAACACGCTGCTCGCCGGTCTCGAAGAGAAGGGCCTGATCGTCTCCGGTCGTGCGCCGGTCACCGATCTGTGCGAGATGGTCGAGCTGCCGGCGGATGTGCACCCGTGGTTCGTGGGTTGTCAGTTCCACCCCGAGTTCACCTCCAACCCGCGCAAGGGGCACCCGCTGTTTACCGCCTACGTCAAGGCGGCGATCGAGCGCAAGCGTTCCAAGAACTGAAGGAGTACGGCATGCAGCTTTGCGGATTTGACGTCGGTATCGACAAGCCTTTCTTCCTGATCGCCGGGCCGTGCGTGATCGAATCGCGCGACATGGCGTTCGAGACCGCCGGGGCGTTGAAGGAGATCTGCGCCGAACTCGGCATCCCCTTCATCTACAAGTCTTCCTACGACAAGGCCAACCGCAGCTCGGGCACGTCTTATCGTGGCATGGGCATGGACAAGGGGCTGGAGATCCTAGCCGACGTCAAGAAGCAGCTCGGCGTGCCGGTGCTCACCGATGTGCATGCAATCGAAGAGGTCGCCGCCGTGGCGGCCGCCGTCGATGTGCTGCAGACGCCTGCCTTCCTGTGCCGCCAGACCGACTTCATCCACGCCGTGGCTGCCTCGGGCAAGCCGGTCAATATCAAGAAGGGGCAGTTTCTGGCCCCCGGCGACATGAAGAACGTCGTCGACAAGGCCCGTGAGGCCAATGGCGGCGCAGACACCATCATGGTGTGCGAGCGCGGTGTGTCCTTCGGCTACAACAACCTCGTCTCCGACATGCGTTCGCTGGCGATCATGCGCGAAACCGGCTGCCCGGTCGTCTTCGATGCCACCCACTCGGTGCAGTTGCCGGGCGGGCAGGGCTCGGTGTCGGGTGGTCAGCGCGAGTTCGTGCCTGTGCTGGCGCGGGCGGCGGTTGCCGTTGGCGTGGCCGGCCTGTTCATGGAAAGCCACCCCGATCCGGCAAAGGCATTGTCCGACGGCCCCAACGCCTGGCCGCTGCCCAAGATGAAGGCACTGCTGGCCACGCTGAAGCAGATTGATGCGCTGGTCAAGGCCGGCCCCATGCTCGAACAGATGCTCTGATGCGTGCGTTGCAGGCACAATGGTGCACTGCCGCAGTCGACATGACTCGTGGATACAGTGTCTAATTCGCGCCGCATGTGTCTGGTCGGGATACGACAGATTCAAAATCCGTAACTGAAACAGGAACGAAAATGAGTGCAATCGTTGATGTGATCGCCCGCGAAATTCTGGATTCCCGTGGCAATCCCACCGTCGAAGCCGACGTGCTGCTCGAATCCGGCGTCATGGGCCGGGCTGCAGTGCCGTCCGGTGCGTCGACCGGCTCGCGTGAAGCCATCGAACTGCGTGACGGTGACGCTGCGCGCTACCTCGGCAAGGGCGTGCTGCGCGCGGTCGAGAACGTCAATACCGAGATCGCTGAAGCCATCATCGGCCTCGACGCTGAAGAGCAGGCCTTCATCGATCGCACCCTGATCGAACTCGACGGCACCGAGAACAAGGGCCGCCTGGGCGCCAACGCCATGCTGGCGGTGTCGATGGCGGTGGCCAAGGCAGCTGCCGAAGAAGCCGGCCTGCCGCTGTACCGTTATTTCGGCGGTGCGAGCCCGATGGTGATGCCGGTGCCGATGATGAACGTCATCAACGGTGGCGAGCACGCCAACAACAGCCTGGACATCCAGGAATGCATGATCATGCCGGTGAGCATGACCAGCTTCCGCGAAGCCCTGCGCTGTGGCGCCGAGATCTTCCATCACCTGAAGAAGATCACCGACAAGAAGGGCTATCCCACGACCGTGGGTGACGAGGGTGGCTTTGCGCCCAATGTGTCCGGTACCGAAGAAGCGCTCAACCTGATCCAGGAAGCCATCATCGCCGCCGGCTACGAGCCGGGTCGTGACGTGCTGCTGGCACTCGACTGCGCTGCCTCCGAGTTCTACAAGGACGGCAAGTACGAGCTCAAGGGCGAAGGCCTGTCGCTGACCGCCGAAGGCTTCACCGACTACCTGGCAACCCTGTGCGACAAGTTCCCGATCGTGTCGATCGAGGACGCGATGGCCGAGGGCGACTGGGCCGGCTGGAAGCACCTGACCGAGCGTCTGGGCAAGAAGGTCCAGCTCGTGGGTGATGACCTGTTCGTGACCAACACCCGTATTCTTGCCGAAGGTATCGAGCAGGGCGTGGCCAACTCGATCCTGATCAAGATCAACCAGATCGGTACGCTGACCGAAACCTTTGCTGCCGTCGAAATGGCAAAGCTGGCGGGTTACACCGCAGTGATCTCGCACCGTTCGGGCGAAACCGACGACTCCACCATCGCCGACATCGCCGTCGGCCTGCGTGCGATGCAGATCAAGACCGGCTCGCTGTCGCGTTCGGACCGCATCTCCAAGTACAACCAGCTGCTGCGCATCGAGGAAGATCTCGGTGATACGGCCAGCTACCCGGGCACGCGCGCGTTCTACAATCTGCGCTGATCCGGCTGACGCGGCTGCGGCCGCGTTGATCCAGAGGAAAGGCCGACGGATAATCCGCCGGCCTTTTGTCTATTCTATGAATGTTGTTCTTGGCGCCTGATGTCGACATGCGTTGGCCTGTAATGATTCTTGCCGTATTGGTCGTCGTGCTCCAGTACCCGCTCTGGCTGGGTAAGGGGGGGTGGCTGCGCGTATGGGACGTCGACCGGCAGCTGCAGGCGCAGCGCGACGAGAACTACCGCCTCGAGCAGCGCAATGCCAGCCTCGAGGAAGAGGTGCGCGACCTCAAGTCGGGCAACGACGCCATCGAGGAGCGCGCACGCTACGAGCTCGGCCTCACGCGTGAGGGCGAGATTTTCGTGCAGATCCCCCAGAAAGCGACGAACCGGCCGGAGCCGGTTCAG
This genomic interval from Parazoarcus communis contains the following:
- a CDS encoding CTP synthase; translation: MTKYVFVTGGVVSSLGKGIAAASLGAILESRGIKVTHLKLDPYINVDPGTMSPFQHGEVFVTEDGAETDLDLGHYERFTSAKMGRRNNFTTGQIYESVIKKERRGEYLGKTVQVIPHITDEIKTYLKRGAEGADVAIVEVGGTVGDIESLPFLESIRQMGIEEGRNAACFIHLTLLPYIPTAGELKTKPTQHSVKELREIGIQPDILLCRADRPVPADERRKIALFCNVMPEAVIECLDADSIYKIPGMLHEQMLDEIVCHKLGILARAADLRVWNNLIRALENPKQSVDVAFVGKYVDLTESYKSLIEALNHAGMHTESKVNIHYLDSEDIERDGCAALEKMDAILVPGGFGKRGTEGKIAAIRYARENKVPYLGICLGMQLAVVEFARDVAGMEGAHSTEFERDTAFPVIGLITEWKDRTGKLEKRSADSDLGGTMRLGGQVCQISEGTLARQIYGAGEIMERHRHRYEVNNTLLAGLEEKGLIVSGRAPVTDLCEMVELPADVHPWFVGCQFHPEFTSNPRKGHPLFTAYVKAAIERKRSKN
- a CDS encoding EAL domain-containing protein; amino-acid sequence: MAQRALLHSPSAGRRGEGRLDIELRLQVQVAQRLKKLELLGGDVARVGGDEFAVLLWGASEDELRHRLEQVLETLDYPVHVDGQEAFLSLTAGIALYPVHGHDVEQLINLAQEAQRSARHQGKTVEMASQQASHSALAALDIEPALRRARENDEFHLIYQPQMDLRNGKIVGAEALLRWQHPERGLMSPVEFIPVLEYLLRIPLDTNRLETCVLVHFVSNGFRKKPPREQPKKTESRQSLAG
- the eno gene encoding phosphopyruvate hydratase is translated as MSAIVDVIAREILDSRGNPTVEADVLLESGVMGRAAVPSGASTGSREAIELRDGDAARYLGKGVLRAVENVNTEIAEAIIGLDAEEQAFIDRTLIELDGTENKGRLGANAMLAVSMAVAKAAAEEAGLPLYRYFGGASPMVMPVPMMNVINGGEHANNSLDIQECMIMPVSMTSFREALRCGAEIFHHLKKITDKKGYPTTVGDEGGFAPNVSGTEEALNLIQEAIIAAGYEPGRDVLLALDCAASEFYKDGKYELKGEGLSLTAEGFTDYLATLCDKFPIVSIEDAMAEGDWAGWKHLTERLGKKVQLVGDDLFVTNTRILAEGIEQGVANSILIKINQIGTLTETFAAVEMAKLAGYTAVISHRSGETDDSTIADIAVGLRAMQIKTGSLSRSDRISKYNQLLRIEEDLGDTASYPGTRAFYNLR
- the kdsA gene encoding 3-deoxy-8-phosphooctulonate synthase; translated protein: MQLCGFDVGIDKPFFLIAGPCVIESRDMAFETAGALKEICAELGIPFIYKSSYDKANRSSGTSYRGMGMDKGLEILADVKKQLGVPVLTDVHAIEEVAAVAAAVDVLQTPAFLCRQTDFIHAVAASGKPVNIKKGQFLAPGDMKNVVDKAREANGGADTIMVCERGVSFGYNNLVSDMRSLAIMRETGCPVVFDATHSVQLPGGQGSVSGGQREFVPVLARAAVAVGVAGLFMESHPDPAKALSDGPNAWPLPKMKALLATLKQIDALVKAGPMLEQML
- a CDS encoding DUF2237 family protein, giving the protein MSSSRNVLGGPLLACSYSPLTGFYRTGCCETGPDDSGLHLVCTRVTADFLAFSTAAGNDLSTPRPEYRFAGLKPGDRWCLCALRWLEALDAGAAPPVVLEATNEAVLELVDFDTLKAHAYGARTGSGG
- a CDS encoding DsbA family oxidoreductase, whose protein sequence is MLSLIHPEPARALKMLLNIDLVSDFVCPWCYIGKVRLYKAIESLRSEHQTLDFRINWLPYFLNPNTPPSGETYRAFLEAKFGSAAEVDALHARVAEAGAPDGVHFDFDRIAIRPNTMLAHRLTYGLQARGARQERIRAVTDGVFEAHFNLGKNIGDAEVLADIAAACGESRERTLAYLESGENLTSVRRMAEQVQKQGISGVPFFIIDRKLALSGAQSSTAIGAAILQALG
- the ftsB gene encoding cell division protein FtsB; this translates as MRWPVMILAVLVVVLQYPLWLGKGGWLRVWDVDRQLQAQRDENYRLEQRNASLEEEVRDLKSGNDAIEERARYELGLTREGEIFVQIPQKATNRPEPVQ
- a CDS encoding response regulator is translated as MASADNPSEFISTAQAARQLGLSLGAVQQMVEHGKLVAWKTAGGHRRIRQDSVDALLSNVTPQPAAAAPVARPHGDKLSIMVLEDDLLLQTVYRETMAKWGLPLEIQMFGNGLDALLEVGRSMPDLLIADLRMSGLDGFQMIRRLRDNPATQDLPIVVVSVLSPEEIAAEGGLPDDVTVYGKPVPFRELHGYIQAQIARIRRQRNLRTVTSQPPA